A genome region from Baekduia alba includes the following:
- a CDS encoding SCP2 sterol-binding domain-containing protein — translation MPESAPDFVEAVVGYRAWHIEDDGLLRPWTFTALPWEPGANRAVCARDVRHMPPVADCMCGLYALTDPGDRRLDFRADQAVGAIAAWGDLEVHRTGFRAEQACVTALALPDRAGWEQRDALARAAERYGVPLVAPDRLSDEALRHGATLPDDLWTPSPTWPARRAAGAGGAPVAPRLPAVDPAAFGTAARGIALDAHLWVETALGAVVVGLTRALAADLGGEPQLTLPTPGASLEAGDLVATVRVAAGTFGVWAPVGGSVLTVNPRLADDPGLLARDPEGAGWLLRLAPRDWEREAGAVTWGAAADRHYAALLERDAARGDAFADVRLERLRALPPVRNAADVLAHLRAEREAPRFADADAVHVELGGRLRDALANDPPLRERLGRLDTVVRFALREPDATLVLDLRDGRAHVAGDAPAGGAADLELACTAEDAYRWFIGKLDPASALRCGDVVSSEGPGATLRTLAVLKHLRIAAWDVLPTWAR, via the coding sequence ATGCCTGAGAGCGCTCCTGACTTCGTCGAGGCCGTCGTCGGCTACCGCGCCTGGCACATCGAGGACGACGGGCTGCTGCGGCCGTGGACGTTCACGGCGCTGCCGTGGGAGCCGGGCGCCAACCGGGCCGTCTGCGCGCGCGACGTCCGGCACATGCCGCCGGTCGCCGACTGCATGTGCGGGTTGTACGCGTTGACCGATCCGGGCGACCGGCGGCTGGACTTCCGCGCCGACCAGGCGGTCGGCGCGATCGCCGCGTGGGGCGACCTGGAGGTGCACCGCACGGGGTTTCGGGCCGAGCAGGCGTGCGTCACCGCCCTGGCGCTCCCGGATCGCGCGGGGTGGGAGCAGCGCGACGCGCTCGCGCGCGCGGCCGAGCGCTACGGCGTCCCGCTCGTGGCGCCCGACCGGCTGAGCGACGAGGCGCTGCGCCACGGCGCGACGCTGCCCGACGACCTCTGGACGCCGAGCCCGACGTGGCCGGCGCGGCGCGCCGCGGGCGCCGGGGGCGCGCCGGTGGCCCCGCGCCTCCCGGCGGTCGACCCGGCCGCCTTCGGCACCGCCGCCCGCGGGATCGCGCTCGACGCGCACCTGTGGGTCGAGACCGCGCTGGGCGCCGTTGTCGTAGGACTTACTCGCGCGCTGGCCGCCGACCTCGGCGGCGAGCCGCAGCTCACGCTGCCCACGCCGGGCGCGTCGCTGGAGGCCGGCGACCTCGTCGCGACCGTGCGCGTCGCGGCCGGGACGTTCGGCGTGTGGGCGCCGGTCGGCGGCTCGGTCCTGACCGTCAACCCGCGGCTGGCCGACGACCCCGGCCTGCTGGCGCGCGACCCCGAGGGCGCGGGCTGGCTGCTGCGGCTGGCCCCGCGCGACTGGGAGCGCGAGGCCGGCGCCGTGACCTGGGGTGCCGCGGCCGACCGCCACTACGCCGCGCTGCTCGAGCGCGACGCGGCACGCGGCGACGCGTTCGCCGACGTCCGGCTGGAGCGCCTGCGCGCGCTGCCGCCGGTGCGCAACGCGGCCGACGTCCTGGCCCACCTGCGCGCCGAGCGCGAGGCGCCGCGCTTCGCCGACGCCGACGCGGTGCACGTCGAGCTCGGCGGCCGCCTGCGCGACGCGCTCGCCAACGACCCGCCGCTGCGCGAGCGCCTCGGGCGGCTGGACACCGTCGTCCGGTTCGCGCTGCGCGAGCCGGACGCGACGCTCGTGCTGGACCTGCGCGACGGCCGCGCCCACGTGGCCGGCGACGCGCCGGCGGGCGGCGCCGCCGACCTCGAGCTGGCCTGCACGGCCGAGGACGCCTACCGCTGGTTCATCGGCAAGCTCGATCCCGCGTCGGCGCTGCGCTGCGGCGACGTCGTCTCCTCCGAGGGTCCGGGCGCGACGCTGCGCACGCTGGCGGTGCTCAAGCACCTGCGCATCGCCGCGTGGGACGTGCTGCCGACCTGGGCGCGTTGA
- a CDS encoding HD-GYP domain-containing protein — MDVRLSEVLAALSHALDITEGQPRGHAERTCLIAMRVARQLDLDGPTRSSLFHAALLKDAGCSSNAAKVAALYGADDADVKRDRKTTDHLQPGQSIRHLVRATAPGRSPVAKAKHLKLLVAHGSTGSRALTELRCERGAEVARAVGLSVTAEQAIRDLDEHWDGRGYPHSRAGEQISLCGRILCLAQTAEVYWQDGGGAAGACGVARDRRGTWFDPALVDALRATEDDHRFWATLDEPRVASLEPVDRLLHADDDGLDRIAGAFAGIVDAKTPYTARHSEGVAEIAVRLSAALGFDAQQQRELRRAGLLHDIGKLGVSNRILDKPGKLDAGEWAAMRRHPTWTLEILQRIPAFAGLAEVAANHHEKLDGSGYGRGLTAAALTLPARILAVADIAEALTADRPYREALGPDEVLAIMRRDAGTSLDADTFAALEALLPVWSPVATPVAA, encoded by the coding sequence ATGGACGTCCGGCTCTCGGAAGTGCTCGCCGCGCTCTCGCACGCCCTCGACATCACCGAGGGCCAGCCGCGCGGGCACGCGGAGCGGACGTGCCTGATCGCGATGCGCGTCGCGCGCCAGCTCGACCTCGACGGGCCGACCCGCTCGTCGCTCTTCCACGCGGCGCTGCTCAAGGACGCGGGCTGCTCCTCGAACGCGGCGAAGGTCGCCGCGCTCTACGGCGCCGACGACGCCGACGTCAAGCGCGACCGCAAGACCACCGACCACCTCCAGCCGGGCCAGTCGATCCGGCATCTCGTGCGCGCGACCGCGCCCGGCCGCTCGCCCGTGGCCAAGGCCAAGCACTTGAAGCTGCTGGTCGCGCACGGCTCGACCGGCTCGCGCGCGCTGACCGAGCTGCGCTGCGAGCGCGGCGCCGAGGTGGCGCGCGCGGTTGGCCTGAGCGTCACGGCCGAGCAGGCCATCCGCGACCTCGACGAGCACTGGGACGGCCGCGGCTACCCGCACTCGCGGGCGGGCGAGCAGATCTCTCTGTGCGGCCGGATCCTGTGCCTCGCCCAGACCGCCGAGGTCTACTGGCAGGACGGCGGCGGCGCGGCCGGCGCGTGCGGCGTCGCGCGCGACCGCCGTGGCACGTGGTTCGACCCGGCGCTCGTCGACGCCCTGCGCGCGACCGAGGACGACCATCGCTTCTGGGCGACGCTCGACGAGCCCCGCGTCGCCTCGCTGGAGCCCGTCGACCGCCTGCTGCACGCCGACGACGACGGCCTGGACCGGATCGCGGGCGCGTTCGCCGGGATCGTCGACGCCAAGACGCCGTACACGGCACGCCACTCCGAGGGCGTGGCCGAGATCGCCGTGCGGCTGTCGGCGGCGCTCGGCTTCGACGCCCAGCAGCAGCGCGAGCTGCGCCGCGCCGGGTTGTTGCACGACATCGGCAAGCTCGGCGTGTCGAACCGCATCCTCGACAAGCCCGGCAAGCTCGACGCCGGCGAGTGGGCCGCGATGCGCCGCCATCCCACCTGGACGCTGGAGATCCTGCAGCGCATCCCGGCGTTCGCCGGCCTCGCCGAGGTCGCGGCCAACCACCATGAGAAGCTCGACGGCTCAGGCTACGGCCGCGGGCTGACCGCCGCGGCGCTGACGCTCCCGGCGCGGATCCTCGCCGTCGCCGACATCGCCGAGGCGCTGACCGCCGACCGCCCCTACCGCGAGGCGCTCGGCCCCGACGAGGTGCTCGCGATCATGCGCCGCGACGCGGGCACGAGCCTGGACGCCGACACGTTCGCCGCGCTCGAGGCGCTGCTGCCCGTGTGGAGCCCGGTCGCCACGCCGGTCGCGGCGTAG
- a CDS encoding TOMM precursor leader peptide-binding protein yields MTDRDRVVLLRHGHRGGDIALEGDPAVLVELLAQLDGTRGREEILAALRAGPVPALSAADLDEALDAMAADAITEDASEDPRHLDEHALDRYDRQLRYFSDLAPAGMPRAAAQARLESATVAVLGLGGLGGLAATMLAAVGIGTIVGVDHDDVELSNLARQILYREDDLGRPKVEAAAEHLGQLNGRTTFRGIAQRLESTEDVARVIAGTDFVVGAVDWPATQISHWVNAACWDAEIPYISMSIFPPLLRVGPTYVPGVTGCRECQETAYRRIYPLYDKAMTVLDSHAPGATYAPSCGVIGSLIANEVVAYITGLHPLTCEGNAFMIDTTTLTVTREAVPRDPDCPVCGTSTMRPPR; encoded by the coding sequence CCATGGCCACCGAGGTGGTGACATCGCGCTGGAGGGCGATCCCGCCGTGCTCGTCGAGCTGCTCGCACAGCTCGACGGCACGCGTGGGCGCGAAGAGATCCTGGCGGCGCTGCGCGCGGGTCCTGTCCCCGCGCTCAGCGCCGCCGATCTCGACGAGGCGCTCGACGCCATGGCCGCGGACGCCATCACCGAGGACGCGTCCGAGGACCCCAGGCATCTCGACGAGCACGCGCTCGACCGCTACGACCGCCAGCTGCGCTACTTCAGCGACCTCGCCCCGGCCGGCATGCCGCGCGCCGCGGCGCAGGCCCGCCTGGAGTCCGCGACCGTCGCGGTCCTCGGGCTCGGAGGGCTGGGCGGACTGGCGGCGACGATGCTCGCCGCCGTCGGCATCGGGACGATCGTGGGCGTCGACCACGACGACGTCGAGCTCAGCAACCTGGCCCGCCAGATCCTCTATCGCGAGGACGACCTCGGCCGGCCCAAGGTCGAGGCGGCCGCCGAGCACCTCGGCCAGCTCAACGGGCGCACGACGTTCCGCGGCATCGCGCAGCGGCTCGAGTCGACCGAGGACGTCGCCCGGGTCATCGCGGGCACCGACTTCGTCGTCGGCGCCGTCGACTGGCCGGCGACCCAGATCTCGCACTGGGTCAACGCGGCGTGCTGGGACGCCGAGATCCCCTATATCTCGATGAGCATCTTCCCGCCGCTGCTGCGCGTCGGCCCGACCTACGTGCCCGGCGTCACCGGCTGCCGCGAGTGCCAGGAGACCGCCTACCGGCGCATCTACCCGCTCTACGACAAGGCGATGACCGTCCTCGACTCCCACGCGCCGGGCGCGACGTACGCGCCGTCGTGCGGCGTGATCGGCTCGCTGATCGCCAACGAGGTCGTCGCCTACATCACCGGCCTGCACCCGCTGACGTGCGAGGGCAACGCCTTCATGATCGACACGACGACGCTGACGGTCACGCGCGAGGCGGTCCCCCGCGACCCCGACTGCCCCGTGTGCGGCACCTCGACCATGCGTCCGCCCCGCTGA